Proteins co-encoded in one Roseimicrobium gellanilyticum genomic window:
- a CDS encoding alpha/beta hydrolase, with amino-acid sequence MLCRFLLASIVLGSAISTIPLHAETTLTRNIEFAKVGDVSLKLDLYVPSGTVKSPLIVYVHGGAWRAGDKEDMPLGALVQKGFAVASVDYRLSGSAPFPAMIHDIKAAIRFLRAHGKEHGLSDTSRIAIVGSSAGGHLAALVGVTSGVKELEGTVGKDLKESSSVESIISLYGASNLQSILGQTIPAGLIIREPALHQLLGGLPDKQPQLAKLGSPVAHIDASDPPLLLIHGDADPQMPYEQSLELKAAYEKAGLPAQLITIPGGKHGGKEFHDATRTAQMAEFLESVNTKAKTAK; translated from the coding sequence ATGCTCTGCCGTTTCCTTCTCGCTTCCATCGTACTGGGCTCAGCGATCTCCACCATCCCTCTCCACGCCGAAACCACCCTCACCCGCAACATTGAGTTCGCGAAGGTGGGTGATGTTTCCCTGAAACTGGATCTGTATGTGCCCTCGGGCACGGTGAAGTCGCCGCTGATTGTCTATGTGCATGGCGGTGCCTGGCGTGCGGGGGACAAGGAAGACATGCCGCTCGGCGCTCTGGTGCAGAAGGGCTTTGCCGTGGCAAGTGTGGACTACCGGCTCTCCGGAAGTGCACCGTTCCCGGCAATGATCCATGACATCAAGGCGGCGATTCGTTTTCTCCGGGCTCATGGGAAGGAGCATGGCCTGAGTGACACGTCGCGCATCGCAATCGTCGGCAGCTCCGCAGGCGGCCATCTCGCGGCGCTGGTGGGCGTGACGAGCGGCGTGAAGGAACTGGAGGGCACGGTGGGCAAGGACCTGAAGGAATCCAGCAGTGTGGAGTCCATCATCAGCCTGTATGGCGCCTCGAATTTGCAGAGCATCCTGGGGCAGACCATTCCTGCAGGACTGATCATCCGGGAACCAGCGCTGCATCAGTTGCTGGGAGGATTGCCGGACAAGCAGCCGCAGCTCGCGAAGCTGGGCAGCCCCGTGGCTCACATCGATGCGAGTGACCCGCCGCTGCTGCTCATCCATGGCGATGCGGATCCGCAGATGCCGTATGAGCAGTCACTGGAACTGAAGGCTGCGTACGAGAAAGCGGGGTTGCCGGCGCAGCTTATCACGATTCCGGGTGGGAAGCATGGTGGGAAAGAGTTTCACGATGCCACGAGGACGGCACAGATGGCGGAGTTTTTGGAGAGCGTAAACACAAAGGCGAAGACCGCAAAGTAG
- a CDS encoding helix-turn-helix transcriptional regulator has product MLHNGREIAPSVSWDILLHVKRSGGMSVNELAGALKMSYMGVKQHCDDLKKRGYVDTWRRPKQTGRPEKIYRPTEKLDVVLPSWGGELCMGLLALVSQAYGETVPERLLYSFLQQKVEQWNARMKSTGHKERAVELVKLRGNDGWICQCLDDAHGLRIVDHHSPLGEVARMFPAVWDLEVRVLSRIFGHTLQRRMNGVHVEFVIIEGIPLEEAAPASTSAGASKKGAKAKKEKEKAAAAATPAPAPEPEADADADAETEAETEAPVSDIPVAAPEAEAPPEPEETSTLPATPAEEPVGIENVVAEAPAAADEAITGSVFVTDVPVFEEEEGPVEVVNKKEQAPSMVSVPETPAPEADGSGPAPLSPVLSPVEKPKRVTKSVKQAVKAAAQQDLFDF; this is encoded by the coding sequence ATGCTTCACAACGGCCGCGAAATAGCCCCATCCGTTTCCTGGGACATCCTCCTGCACGTCAAGCGCAGTGGCGGCATGTCGGTGAACGAGTTGGCGGGTGCTCTAAAAATGTCCTACATGGGCGTGAAGCAGCACTGCGATGATCTCAAGAAGCGTGGGTATGTGGATACGTGGCGTCGTCCCAAGCAGACGGGCCGCCCTGAAAAAATCTACCGTCCCACGGAGAAGCTGGACGTGGTGCTGCCGAGCTGGGGAGGGGAGCTGTGCATGGGACTGCTCGCCCTGGTGTCCCAGGCCTATGGAGAAACTGTCCCGGAGAGGCTTCTGTACAGCTTCCTCCAGCAGAAGGTCGAGCAGTGGAATGCCCGCATGAAGAGCACCGGCCACAAGGAGCGCGCCGTGGAACTGGTGAAGCTGCGTGGCAATGACGGCTGGATCTGCCAGTGCCTGGACGATGCCCACGGCCTCCGCATTGTGGACCACCACAGCCCGCTGGGCGAGGTCGCCCGCATGTTCCCCGCCGTGTGGGACCTGGAGGTGCGCGTGCTCAGCCGCATCTTCGGCCACACCCTGCAGCGCCGGATGAATGGCGTGCACGTCGAGTTTGTGATCATTGAGGGCATCCCGCTCGAGGAAGCTGCACCGGCATCCACCAGCGCCGGAGCCTCGAAGAAGGGTGCGAAGGCGAAGAAGGAGAAAGAAAAAGCGGCCGCCGCTGCCACGCCTGCGCCTGCTCCCGAGCCAGAAGCCGACGCGGACGCGGACGCGGAAACGGAGGCAGAGACGGAAGCCCCAGTTTCTGACATCCCCGTCGCCGCTCCGGAAGCCGAGGCCCCACCCGAGCCTGAGGAGACCTCTACTCTCCCTGCCACTCCTGCTGAGGAGCCTGTGGGCATCGAGAATGTGGTAGCGGAAGCTCCCGCGGCGGCTGACGAGGCGATCACCGGCTCCGTCTTCGTCACGGATGTACCCGTATTTGAGGAAGAGGAAGGTCCGGTGGAGGTCGTGAACAAGAAGGAGCAGGCTCCCAGCATGGTTTCCGTGCCCGAGACACCTGCCCCCGAGGCCGATGGTAGCGGCCCGGCACCCCTGAGCCCCGTTCTCTCCCCGGTGGAGAAACCCAAGCGCGTCACCAAGTCCGTGAAGCAGGCGGTGAAGGCCGCTGCGCAGCAGGACTTGTTCGATTTTTAA
- a CDS encoding KamA family radical SAM protein, whose product MPPRTLPEKEFHSHAPGYWQDKNVTPEQWNSHVWQLKNRVTTLAGLEEHLTLSEEERAGVLLSGNKLAMAITPHYFNLIHPTNPDCAIRRQVIPRIEETWEDPNEMSDPCGEDSHMPVPGLVHRYPDRVLFLVTDRCASYCRYCTRSRVVSGVGEQELHTEFEAAFRYLEEHTEVRDVLLSGGDALLLSDNKLESILKRIRAIPHIEFLRIGSRVPIFLPQRITPELCQMLAKYHPLWMSVHVNHPRELTTEVKEGLERLANHGIPLGNQSVLLRGVNDNPEVMKSLVHKLLMCRVRPYYLYQCDLIQGSSHLRTSVSKGVEIIEHLRGHTTGYGVPQFVIDAPGGGGKVPVNPDYVVMKDDQRTLVRNYEGEFFEYPEPGNQVATWSSTPANRLSMIWEPGAKW is encoded by the coding sequence ATGCCTCCGCGCACCCTCCCCGAAAAAGAGTTCCACTCCCACGCCCCCGGCTACTGGCAGGACAAGAACGTCACCCCCGAGCAGTGGAACAGCCACGTCTGGCAGCTCAAGAACCGGGTCACGACCCTCGCGGGACTGGAGGAGCACCTGACACTCTCCGAGGAGGAACGGGCGGGCGTTTTGCTTTCCGGGAACAAGCTGGCGATGGCCATCACCCCCCACTATTTCAACCTCATCCACCCCACGAACCCGGACTGCGCCATCCGCCGGCAGGTGATTCCCCGCATCGAGGAGACCTGGGAGGACCCGAATGAAATGAGTGACCCGTGTGGCGAGGACTCACACATGCCGGTGCCGGGCCTGGTGCACCGCTACCCGGACCGCGTGCTCTTCCTCGTGACGGACCGCTGCGCCAGCTACTGCCGCTACTGCACCCGCAGCCGCGTGGTGAGCGGTGTGGGCGAGCAGGAGCTGCACACGGAATTTGAAGCCGCCTTCCGCTATCTGGAAGAACACACCGAAGTACGTGACGTGCTGCTGAGCGGGGGCGACGCCCTGCTGCTGAGCGACAACAAGCTGGAGAGCATCCTCAAGCGCATCCGCGCCATCCCGCACATTGAGTTCCTGCGCATCGGCTCGCGCGTGCCCATCTTCCTGCCGCAGCGCATCACACCGGAGCTCTGTCAGATGCTTGCAAAATACCATCCCCTCTGGATGAGCGTGCACGTGAACCACCCGCGCGAGCTCACCACCGAGGTGAAGGAAGGCCTGGAGCGCCTGGCCAACCACGGCATCCCCCTGGGAAACCAGAGCGTGCTGCTGCGCGGCGTGAATGACAACCCCGAGGTGATGAAGTCCCTCGTGCACAAGCTGCTGATGTGTCGTGTGCGCCCGTACTATCTCTACCAGTGCGACCTCATCCAGGGAAGCTCGCACCTGCGCACCAGCGTGAGCAAGGGGGTGGAAATCATTGAGCACCTCCGTGGCCACACCACCGGCTACGGCGTGCCGCAATTTGTCATCGACGCCCCCGGTGGCGGTGGCAAGGTCCCCGTGAACCCCGACTACGTGGTGATGAAGGACGATCAGCGTACCCTCGTGCGCAACTACGAGGGTGAGTTCTTCGAATATCCCGAGCCCGGCAACCAGGTGGCGACGTGGAGCAGCACTCCCGCGAACCGGCTTTCCATGATCTGGGAGCCCGGGGCGAAGTGGTGA
- a CDS encoding sialidase family protein, producing MPSSSQQASILQNHHAIHRSPYMPRPGRASALFIALLLLLQLCAALPSTRAQDIIESFIARTTPEAPRQSEGDIIVLKDGTLLAAWSDFYGGSEDNAAARISAAKSTDGGRTWGPRYTLQENSGQTNVMSVSFVRSSTSGDLLLFYLRKNSLTDLKVFMRRSTDNGATFGEPVLITPEEGYHVMNNARVIQLTSGRLLAPIATTSKVWTKNDNFRTLVYFSDDDGRTWKRSATLLSAPKRGAMEPGLIELKDGSVMQIIRTQTGKIWHSYSRDGGETWSEATPWSIESPESPASLVRLPGTGDWLLVWNPNVEWKDPEKTVLGANHGGRRTPLVGAISKDEGKTWSTPRAIETDPTITYAYTSITPQGDRVLLSYYYFPIGTKDLSLRFKSIPLSWFADAKR from the coding sequence GTGCCTTCATCCTCTCAGCAGGCCTCCATCCTGCAAAATCATCACGCCATCCACCGTTCGCCCTACATGCCACGCCCCGGTCGCGCCTCCGCACTTTTCATCGCACTGCTGCTGCTGCTCCAGCTCTGCGCAGCACTTCCATCAACGCGCGCCCAGGACATCATCGAGTCCTTCATCGCCCGAACCACGCCCGAAGCACCACGCCAGTCGGAGGGCGATATCATCGTGCTCAAGGATGGCACCCTGCTCGCCGCGTGGTCAGATTTCTACGGCGGTTCGGAAGACAACGCCGCTGCCCGTATCTCCGCTGCGAAGTCCACGGATGGTGGCCGCACCTGGGGACCGCGCTACACGCTTCAGGAAAACAGCGGCCAGACGAACGTCATGTCCGTGAGCTTCGTGCGCTCAAGCACGAGCGGTGACCTGCTGCTCTTCTATCTGCGGAAGAACTCACTCACGGATCTGAAGGTATTCATGCGTCGCTCCACGGACAATGGCGCCACCTTCGGCGAACCGGTGCTCATCACACCGGAAGAAGGCTATCACGTGATGAACAACGCCCGCGTCATCCAGCTCACCTCAGGTCGTCTTCTCGCACCCATTGCCACCACCTCGAAAGTCTGGACGAAGAACGACAACTTTCGCACCTTGGTCTACTTCTCGGATGACGATGGCCGCACGTGGAAGCGTAGTGCCACCCTGCTCAGCGCCCCCAAGCGCGGAGCCATGGAGCCCGGCCTCATCGAACTCAAGGATGGCAGCGTGATGCAAATCATCCGCACCCAGACCGGAAAGATCTGGCACTCCTATTCCAGGGACGGTGGCGAGACCTGGAGCGAGGCCACACCGTGGAGCATCGAGTCTCCCGAGTCTCCTGCCTCCCTCGTGCGCCTACCGGGCACAGGCGACTGGCTCCTCGTCTGGAATCCGAATGTGGAATGGAAGGACCCGGAGAAGACCGTGCTCGGTGCGAATCACGGCGGACGCCGCACGCCCCTCGTCGGTGCCATCTCGAAAGACGAAGGCAAGACGTGGTCCACACCCCGCGCCATTGAGACCGATCCCACCATCACCTATGCCTACACCAGCATCACCCCGCAGGGTGACCGTGTGCTGCTGAGCTACTACTATTTCCCCATCGGGACCAAGGACCTCTCCCTGCGTTTCAAGAGCATCCCGCTCTCGTGGTTTGCTGACGCAAAAAGGTGA
- a CDS encoding heme-dependent oxidative N-demethylase subunit alpha family protein — translation MPDWTRSFPDADHRWVMALRPVEEAKDFFAQQDASGAMLAERARWLVEDVEKYAALRSEAEAAVMETRQIAKAWGQPSEGGDGEDASPMQSLLALGHAWEPDLVWMHPDAQGTYRLAGGVACFPSSWALREKLGRTMQEVHSPVPGLNAELGRQIDTFLQRMTPGAVWQRENWSLSRDGELNHHPSHHRARLDATITLPEMWLRLEHQLLMKLPVSGSVLFGIRIEVVPLGELMKDVEATARLARLVATMSEEAAAYKGLAAARGALVEMLRGDC, via the coding sequence ATGCCTGATTGGACTCGCAGCTTTCCGGACGCAGACCACCGCTGGGTGATGGCGCTGCGGCCGGTGGAGGAAGCGAAGGACTTCTTTGCGCAGCAGGATGCCAGTGGTGCGATGCTGGCGGAGCGAGCGAGATGGCTGGTGGAGGATGTGGAGAAGTATGCTGCGCTGCGGTCGGAAGCGGAGGCCGCGGTGATGGAGACGCGGCAAATCGCGAAGGCATGGGGACAGCCGAGTGAGGGCGGGGATGGTGAGGATGCATCTCCCATGCAAAGCTTGCTGGCTCTTGGCCATGCATGGGAACCGGACCTCGTATGGATGCATCCGGATGCCCAGGGCACGTACCGGCTGGCGGGTGGCGTGGCGTGTTTCCCCAGCTCATGGGCACTGCGGGAGAAACTGGGCCGCACGATGCAGGAGGTGCACTCACCGGTGCCGGGGCTGAATGCGGAGCTGGGCAGGCAGATTGATACATTCCTGCAGCGCATGACACCGGGTGCGGTGTGGCAGCGGGAGAACTGGAGTCTCAGCCGGGATGGTGAACTCAATCATCATCCATCACACCATAGGGCGAGGCTGGATGCGACAATCACGCTGCCCGAGATGTGGCTGCGGTTGGAGCATCAATTGCTGATGAAGCTGCCTGTCTCGGGCAGTGTGCTCTTTGGCATCCGCATCGAGGTGGTGCCGCTGGGTGAACTGATGAAGGATGTGGAGGCAACAGCGAGACTGGCCCGACTGGTGGCAACGATGAGTGAGGAGGCGGCTGCGTATAAGGGGCTGGCGGCGGCGCGAGGGGCGCTGGTGGAGATGCTGCGAGGCGATTGCTGA
- a CDS encoding translation initiation factor has protein sequence MKRQDSSKAAVSQSEPNAFSGLNMPNLPTEPKPVDPEAPQSRWKMGRVVLQRETAHRGGKTVIVIKDFASHLPLSVIETIAKRVRAACGCGGTVRDRRVEIQGDQVARIRAVLEAEGFEVGGVKA, from the coding sequence ATGAAGCGTCAGGACTCATCCAAAGCAGCGGTATCGCAGTCGGAGCCCAATGCATTTTCAGGACTGAACATGCCCAACCTCCCTACGGAACCGAAGCCGGTTGATCCCGAAGCGCCGCAGTCGCGCTGGAAGATGGGGCGCGTGGTGTTGCAGCGGGAGACAGCGCATCGAGGTGGGAAGACGGTGATTGTGATCAAGGACTTCGCTTCGCACCTGCCGCTCTCGGTGATTGAGACGATTGCGAAGCGCGTACGCGCTGCGTGTGGCTGCGGCGGTACGGTGCGGGACCGGCGCGTGGAGATTCAGGGCGACCAGGTGGCGCGCATCCGCGCGGTGCTGGAGGCAGAGGGATTTGAGGTGGGTGGGGTGAAGGCGTGA